The following coding sequences lie in one Moritella sp. F3 genomic window:
- the fhuB gene encoding Fe(3+)-hydroxamate ABC transporter permease FhuB, translating to MLRYLMTVLALMLALFLSLQLQTDMTITKQYALMAGLEPFEFVEIDFVYAVLPRLVVAMLVGASLGLVGSLMQQLTQNPLLSPLTFGTSSGAWLALVLAAVFFPDLGVESNTMFALVGALSAMALVLFITGINNLSGLPVILAGMAVNLLLGAFATAVILLNDQYAKNLFIWGAGDLAQNGWDWVQWLTPRMCVGFVILAAAPRVLTLMRIGQQGATARGLSIMPQFLLLLLLGVWLVSSAITAVGVIGFVGLLTPNIARYLGARTARDELCYSLLLGALFLVLTDALAVWLSQFTLDFIPSGTAAAVIGAPALIWFSRSAVKAQDQMVFRLPQGINYLKKRVITVILVGLVSSILLASLFVMQESCWSFSWPDAFSWSIRWPRILTSLAAGAGLAVAGTILQRLIHNPLASPDILGISAGAIFALVFASMFWGITIFEAGPLVAFSGAMGALLIILLLGKKHDYSPPKLILTGIALTALIEAFVQFALARGNDDVYGILVWLAGSTYRVNAEQSVTLAISVTLLLLVAFSLSRWLTLISAGRDMAFSRGLNGSVAFVLLLCLVALLVAFVTANMGPVAFIGLLAPHMAAMLGAKSVKQQLIVSALIGGFLVQFSDWLGQVVLYPAQLAAGILVSIIGGSYFILLLIKGRVSNYN from the coding sequence ATGTTGAGGTATTTAATGACAGTGCTGGCACTTATGCTTGCGCTGTTTTTATCGTTACAGTTACAAACTGATATGACGATCACGAAACAATACGCATTAATGGCGGGCCTAGAACCGTTCGAATTTGTTGAGATTGACTTTGTTTATGCTGTACTACCAAGATTAGTTGTTGCTATGTTAGTAGGCGCAAGTTTGGGCTTGGTCGGCAGTTTGATGCAGCAATTGACACAAAACCCTCTGTTATCACCGCTCACATTTGGTACATCATCAGGTGCTTGGTTGGCGCTGGTATTAGCCGCTGTTTTTTTCCCTGATTTAGGCGTTGAAAGTAATACTATGTTTGCCTTGGTTGGCGCGTTATCAGCAATGGCATTAGTGTTATTTATCACCGGCATAAATAATCTTTCCGGCCTGCCTGTTATTCTGGCTGGTATGGCGGTGAACTTGTTACTTGGTGCATTCGCGACAGCCGTTATTTTACTTAATGATCAATATGCTAAAAACTTATTCATATGGGGCGCGGGTGATCTGGCTCAAAATGGTTGGGATTGGGTACAATGGCTAACCCCGAGAATGTGCGTTGGCTTCGTCATTTTAGCGGCTGCGCCAAGAGTGCTAACGTTAATGCGGATTGGTCAGCAAGGTGCAACAGCCCGTGGTTTGAGTATTATGCCGCAATTTTTGCTGTTATTACTTTTAGGTGTATGGTTAGTTTCATCGGCAATTACTGCCGTTGGCGTGATCGGTTTTGTTGGTTTATTAACGCCGAATATTGCGCGGTATTTAGGCGCGAGAACGGCTCGGGATGAACTTTGTTACAGCTTATTATTAGGCGCTTTATTCTTAGTATTAACTGATGCTTTAGCTGTTTGGTTAAGTCAATTTACGTTGGATTTTATACCGAGTGGCACGGCGGCTGCCGTTATTGGCGCGCCTGCATTAATCTGGTTTAGCCGCAGCGCAGTAAAGGCGCAAGATCAAATGGTATTTCGCTTACCTCAAGGTATTAATTATCTCAAAAAACGTGTAATAACGGTGATATTGGTTGGTCTTGTTAGTTCGATACTGCTTGCGAGCCTGTTTGTTATGCAAGAGAGTTGCTGGTCGTTTTCATGGCCTGATGCATTTTCTTGGTCTATTCGATGGCCGCGTATTTTAACATCGTTAGCTGCAGGTGCTGGGCTTGCTGTTGCTGGTACTATTTTACAACGCCTGATCCATAATCCCCTTGCTAGTCCTGATATTTTGGGAATATCTGCAGGCGCTATTTTTGCGTTGGTATTTGCTAGTATGTTTTGGGGTATCACCATTTTTGAAGCGGGCCCGTTAGTTGCTTTTTCTGGTGCTATGGGGGCGTTATTGATTATCCTGCTACTTGGTAAAAAACACGATTATTCACCACCTAAACTCATTCTTACAGGTATCGCGTTGACTGCTTTAATTGAAGCCTTTGTGCAATTTGCATTGGCGCGAGGCAATGACGATGTTTATGGCATTCTAGTTTGGTTGGCTGGCTCGACTTATAGGGTAAATGCCGAGCAGTCGGTTACGCTTGCAATCAGTGTGACGCTGTTATTATTGGTCGCATTTTCATTGTCACGCTGGCTAACGTTAATATCTGCGGGAAGAGATATGGCATTTTCACGTGGTTTGAATGGCTCTGTTGCCTTTGTACTATTGCTTTGTTTGGTAGCCTTGTTAGTCGCATTTGTGACTGCCAACATGGGGCCGGTTGCATTTATTGGCTTACTCGCACCACATATGGCAGCCATGTTAGGTGCCAAAAGTGTTAAACAGCAACTTATTGTGAGTGCCTTGATCGGCGGTTTTTTAGTACAGTTCTCTGATTGGCTCGGTCAAGTGGTATTGTATCCCGCTCAGTTAGCTGCTGGCATTTTAGTTTCTATTATCGGCGGTAGTTATTTTATTTTATTACTGATTAAAGGACGTGTAAGTAATTATAATTAA
- a CDS encoding type II secretion system protein: MKNNYGFTLIEFVIVIIVLGVLAATAIPKFINLQHDASRAVVQNISGTLKSAMDFVNARKEIDNAETEVDYNGNKITLVNGFPKPSAPEMRHLLNMDLPSTTWTPNWLTVPCDDSEFCILGNRAYTNKPQIDEVTSGHIVFFWPNGYVLGSCFAYYANLEIDGVSPVIGFEDSGC, from the coding sequence ATGAAAAATAATTACGGTTTTACATTAATTGAGTTCGTCATCGTCATCATTGTATTAGGCGTTTTGGCGGCGACTGCGATCCCTAAGTTTATTAATCTTCAGCACGATGCTAGCCGTGCCGTTGTTCAGAATATCAGTGGCACATTGAAAAGCGCGATGGATTTTGTCAATGCGAGAAAGGAAATTGATAATGCTGAAACAGAAGTCGATTATAACGGGAATAAAATCACACTCGTTAACGGTTTCCCTAAACCATCGGCCCCTGAAATGCGCCATTTACTGAATATGGATCTACCGAGTACGACATGGACGCCAAATTGGTTAACTGTACCTTGTGATGATTCAGAGTTTTGTATTCTTGGTAACCGAGCATATACCAACAAGCCGCAAATTGATGAGGTCACTTCTGGACATATCGTGTTCTTTTGGCCGAACGGCTATGTACTCGGCAGTTGTTTTGCTTATTATGCCAATTTGGAGATTGATGGCGTTTCACCTGTCATTGGTTTTGAAGATTCTGGTTGTTAA
- a CDS encoding efflux RND transporter periplasmic adaptor subunit, whose amino-acid sequence MKGIIATTVVAGLLLSGCSEEQVVIPEPDSRPVKLQTVDVGIKDTFRTFPGVVEAGDKAVLAFRVSGVLSSMDVNPGENVVKGQKLASLNQDEFSLQVEQAKANYELASVQFKRDEKLRKTNVVSELAFDTSKAKRNQAQATLSKQESNLSYATLVAPYDGTLSLSLKENHEYVMAKEAVVHIQRAGIINITFQLPEQLLARFNNDYSRSPTVIFDTIPGEEFPAEFKEIDTEANATNSSYKVTLFMNRPEGKNILPGMAGAVRIALPKGSAGALSPQALMKKGDTYYVWQIDDQGIAHKREIELDENGRVSKGLNDGDNVAISGVNELREGQKVRSWIKERGL is encoded by the coding sequence ATGAAGGGAATTATAGCGACCACGGTTGTTGCTGGCCTGCTACTTTCTGGCTGCAGTGAAGAACAAGTCGTCATTCCGGAACCGGATTCTCGACCTGTTAAGTTACAAACGGTGGATGTTGGTATTAAAGACACCTTCAGAACATTCCCAGGTGTTGTTGAAGCGGGAGATAAAGCTGTTCTCGCATTTCGAGTTTCAGGTGTTTTATCGTCGATGGATGTGAACCCGGGTGAAAACGTGGTTAAAGGGCAAAAGCTGGCTAGCTTGAACCAAGACGAATTTTCACTGCAAGTTGAACAAGCCAAAGCTAATTATGAACTTGCTTCAGTGCAGTTTAAACGAGATGAAAAATTACGTAAAACCAATGTTGTTTCAGAGCTCGCATTTGATACCTCTAAAGCTAAGCGTAATCAAGCTCAGGCAACCTTAAGTAAGCAAGAGTCTAACTTAAGTTATGCAACCTTGGTGGCACCCTATGACGGTACTTTATCGTTATCATTGAAAGAAAATCATGAATATGTCATGGCAAAAGAAGCTGTAGTACATATTCAGCGCGCTGGTATCATCAACATTACCTTCCAATTACCAGAGCAATTACTTGCTCGATTTAATAATGATTACAGTCGCAGCCCAACCGTTATTTTCGATACTATCCCTGGTGAAGAGTTCCCTGCTGAATTTAAAGAAATTGATACTGAAGCAAATGCGACAAATTCCAGTTATAAAGTCACTCTGTTCATGAACCGCCCTGAAGGTAAAAATATCTTGCCTGGTATGGCTGGTGCTGTCCGTATCGCACTGCCAAAAGGGAGTGCAGGAGCGTTATCACCACAAGCATTGATGAAAAAAGGTGATACCTATTATGTATGGCAGATCGACGATCAAGGCATTGCTCATAAACGAGAAATCGAATTAGATGAAAATGGACGTGTGTCTAAAGGTCTGAATGATGGTGACAATGTTGCAATCTCTGGCGTTAACGAATTACGCGAAGGTCAGAAAGTAAGATCTTGGATCAAGGAACGAGGACTGTAA